One Candidatus Saccharibacteria bacterium RAAC3_TM7_1 genomic region harbors:
- a CDS encoding hypothetical protein (RAAC3_TM7_1_841), with the protein MSSPKLLLPDEFITAATEHIARAREHITFVSMVLTDDKATDKLIDALIDAAKRGVKVQVAADTFTYGELSGHFIPFKYYTREARDKTKMVRELKAAGAKFNWLGQFSLLPFTGRTHSKALIIDDTVYSFGGINPYDHGLSFTDYMFQIKDRQLALTLKDELNRMIQADGKNFAYRSHDFSFDKKSKVLLDGGLQTDSIIYRRSYRYARKAKEILLVSQYCPSGKLGRALKKTNSRLYFNKPVAANFWNKIIIGTGILMSGHKTLYRHKNYLHAKFMIFTMPDGQKIAITGSHNFMPGSVLFGTKEIALETRDPRIISQLENFFESHVA; encoded by the coding sequence ATGTCCAGCCCAAAACTACTACTGCCCGATGAGTTCATCACAGCGGCCACCGAGCATATTGCCCGCGCGCGCGAACATATTACATTTGTCTCGATGGTTCTGACCGACGACAAGGCAACTGATAAACTGATCGATGCGCTCATCGATGCTGCCAAACGCGGCGTGAAAGTCCAAGTCGCTGCTGATACCTTCACGTACGGTGAATTGAGTGGTCATTTTATCCCGTTTAAATACTATACGCGTGAAGCACGTGATAAGACAAAGATGGTACGTGAACTAAAAGCCGCCGGTGCTAAGTTCAACTGGCTCGGCCAGTTTAGCCTGCTTCCCTTTACCGGCCGGACGCACTCCAAGGCGCTTATCATTGATGATACGGTTTACTCGTTTGGCGGTATCAATCCGTACGACCACGGCTTGTCGTTTACCGACTATATGTTCCAGATAAAAGATCGGCAACTTGCCCTGACGCTAAAGGATGAGCTCAATCGTATGATTCAAGCCGACGGCAAAAACTTTGCCTACCGTAGCCACGACTTTAGCTTCGACAAAAAAAGCAAAGTCCTGCTCGATGGCGGCCTGCAGACTGACTCAATAATCTATCGACGATCTTACCGCTATGCACGTAAAGCAAAGGAGATACTCCTCGTTTCTCAATATTGTCCTTCGGGTAAACTCGGTCGGGCGCTGAAAAAAACAAATTCTCGACTGTATTTTAACAAGCCGGTCGCAGCAAATTTCTGGAACAAGATCATCATCGGTACCGGCATTTTAATGAGTGGACACAAGACGCTCTATCGTCACAAAAACTATCTTCACGCCAAATTTATGATCTTTACTATGCCGGACGGACAAAAAATTGCCATCACTGGCTCGCACAACTTTATGCCCGGCAGCGTGTTATTTGGCACCAAGGAAATTGCACTGGAAACGCGTGATCCGAGAATTATTTCCCAACTGGAAAATTTTTTTGAATCGCATGTCGCTTGA